In one Alnus glutinosa chromosome 12, dhAlnGlut1.1, whole genome shotgun sequence genomic region, the following are encoded:
- the LOC133851977 gene encoding F-box protein At4g35930-like isoform X1 produces MKLPTSVFSHVLLTTSHSNTPRWYNSYPAPFFRRTNVIQGIYLETLVKIICHLHHDQLRAVFHVSNKRIRKAVLCARRTHFNYTTPRRPDRVSTPPAEHLSLQSMGDGTPPAPRRRRPRSRLNFSEDELSQAVARIELNS; encoded by the exons ATGAAGTTGCCCACTAGCGTTTTCTCCCACGTACTCCTTACAACCAGCCACTCTAATACCCCTCGATGGTACAACTCGTACCCTGCCCCCTTCTTCCGAAGGACGAATGTAATTCAGGGGATTTACCTAGAAACTTTG GTTAAAATAATTTGCCACTTGCACCACGACCAACTGAGGGCTGTTTTTCATGTTTctaataaaagaattagaaaagcT GTTTTGTGTGCAAGGCGAACCCACTTTAATTATACAACTCCGCGTCGGCCCGATCGTGTGAGCACGCCGCCGGCGGAGCACTTGTCTCTTCAGAG CATGGGAGATGGAACCCCACCAGCACCAAGGCGTCGCCGGCCACGTTCTCGTCTCAATTTTTCTGAGGATGAGTTAAGCCAGGCTGTTGCTCGGATTGAACTCAATTCGTAG
- the LOC133851977 gene encoding F-box protein At4g35930-like isoform X2, which produces MSGTQSESQLESLPKELLVKIICHLHHDQLRAVFHVSNKRIRKAVLCARRTHFNYTTPRRPDRVSTPPAEHLSLQSMGDGTPPAPRRRRPRSRLNFSEDELSQAVARIELNS; this is translated from the exons ATGTCGGGGACACAGTCGGAGTCACAGCTCGAGTCACTTCCAAAGGAGTTGCTG GTTAAAATAATTTGCCACTTGCACCACGACCAACTGAGGGCTGTTTTTCATGTTTctaataaaagaattagaaaagcT GTTTTGTGTGCAAGGCGAACCCACTTTAATTATACAACTCCGCGTCGGCCCGATCGTGTGAGCACGCCGCCGGCGGAGCACTTGTCTCTTCAGAG CATGGGAGATGGAACCCCACCAGCACCAAGGCGTCGCCGGCCACGTTCTCGTCTCAATTTTTCTGAGGATGAGTTAAGCCAGGCTGTTGCTCGGATTGAACTCAATTCGTAG
- the LOC133851427 gene encoding uncharacterized protein LOC133851427: protein MSRCFPYPPPGYVKNGIRDEALIDSIKIQREEEKARKERKKEKKREKKEKEKARKNGEIDNKKQRHKKRHREERSQEDQKGGDPHKRRKYETENLEKSSLTEEHGHPVGSQNSSDSTLNSNKRQKQSLSSDGKHNSGSIFRIRLPLQRHKDPEVLPSKEQPCSSSGRTEDAFAQGVHESVPRPGRDPEENCCSTSGNVGQELTFRLAKEPFPSSQASAMFAHKAEPVALPSATGSESFSLPSPLRGLIQNWVPPPIQRECSESDDLEWLFESKRNCNRAVERYKVGTDGLCDQNSTTWPRASYLPEADIYALPFTVPF from the exons ATGTCTCGGTGTTTTCCGTACCCTCCTCCTGGGTACGTGAAGAATGGGATCCGCGATGAGGCCCTGATCGATTCGATTAAG AtccaaagagaagaagagaaggccaggaaagaaaggaagaaggagaaaaagcgggagaagaaagagaaggagaaggccCGGAAAAATGGAGAAATTGATAATAAGAAGCAAAGACACAAGAAAAGGCACAGGGAGGAAAGGAGCCAAGAAGATCAGAAAGGAGGAGACCCTcacaagagaagaaaatatgAAACAGAAAATCTTGAGAAGAGTAGCCTTACTGAAGAACATGGTCACCCGGTTGGTTCCCAGAACTCTTCTGATAGCACCTTGAACAGCAACAAAAGGCAGAAGCAGAGCTTGTCCTCTGATGGCAAGCATAATTCTG GAAGCATTTTCCGGATCCGGTTGCCTCTGCAAAGGCACAAAGATCCCGAAGTGTTACCCAGCAAGGAACAGCCTTGCTCTTCGTCGGGAAGGACTGAGGATGCCTTTGCTCAAGGGGTGCATGAATCTGTTCCTAGACCTGGCAGAGATCCAGAAGAAAATTGCTGTTCTACTTCTGGAAATGTGGGCCAAGAACTCACTTTCAGGCTCGCTAAAGAGCCCTTCCCTTCCTCCCAAGCATCTGCAATGTTTGCTCACAAGGCTGAACCAGTTGCACTGCCAAGTGCAACTGGCAGTGAATCTTTCTCGTTACCATCGCCGCTTCGAGGCTTAATACAGAATTGGGTTCCACCTCCTATTCAAAGGGAATGTTCAGAATCTGATGATCTGGAATGGCTGTTCGAGTCGAAGCGGAACTGCAACCGTGCAGTTGAAAGATATAAAGTCGGCACTGATGGCTTGTGTGATCAAAACTCAACTACTTGGCCACGAGCTAGCTATTTGCCAGAGGCTGATATATACGCATTACCATTCACAGTGCCGTTCTGA
- the LOC133851227 gene encoding vacuolar protein sorting-associated protein 35A-like, whose translation MISDVVEDEEKWLAAGIAGLQQNAFYMHRALDSNNLRDALKYSAQMLSELRTSRLSPHKYYELYMRAFDELRKLEMFFKEETRRGCAIIDLYELVQHAGNILPRLYLLCTVGSVYIKSKEAPAKDVLKDLVEMCRGIQHPVRGLFLRSYLAQVSRDKLPDIGSEYEGDADTVMDAVEFVLQNFTEMNKLWVRMQHQGPARDKEKREKERNELRDLVGKNLHVLSQVEGIDLDLYKDTVLPRVLEQVVNCKDEIAQFYLMDCIIQVFPDEYHLQTLDVLLSACPQLQPSVDIKTVLSQLMERLSNYAASSTEVLPEFLQVEAFSKLSNAIGKVIEAQVDMPTIGVVTLYSSLLTFTLHVHPDRLDYADQVLGACVKKLSGKGKIEDSKATKQIVALLSAPLEKYNDIVTALKLSNYPRVLEYLDNETNKVMATVIIQSIMKNKTCISTDDKVEALFELVKGLIKDLDGTLHDEIDEDDFKEEQNSVARLIQMLYNDDPEEMFKIIGIVRKHILTGGPKRLPFTVPALVFSCLKLVRQLQGREENPFGGDETSTTPKKIFQLLNQTIEALLTVPAPELSLRLYLQCAEAANDCDLEPVAYEFFTQAYILYEEEISDSKAQVTAIHLIIGTLQRMHVFGVENRDTLTHKATGYSAKLLKKPDQCRAVYACSHLFWVDDQENMKDGERVLLCLKRALRIANAAQQMSNAARGSTGSVTLFVEILNKYLYFFEKGNPQITVSTIQGLLELITTEMQSDSTSPDPSADAFLASTLRYIQFQKQKGGAVGEKYEPIKV comes from the exons atgATCTCCGACGTAGTCGAAGACGAAGAGAAATGGCTAGCTGCCGGGATCGCCGGACTCCAGCAGAACGCCTTCTACATGCACCGCGCCCTG GATTCGAACAATCTCCGGGATGCCTTGAAGTACTCCGCTCAGATGCTCTCCGAGCTCCGGACCTCGAGGCTCTCCCCTCACAAATACTACGAACTCT ACATGCGTGCATTCGATGAGTTGAGGAAGCTGGAGATGTTCTTCAAGGAAGAGACTCGCCGTGGCTGCGCCATTATCGATCTCTACGAGCTTGTGCAGCACGCGGGTAACATTTTGCCCAGATT GTACTTACTCTGTACAGTAGGATCTGTGTACATCAAATCTAAGGAAGCCCCGGCCAAGGATGTGCTCAAAGACCTTGTGGAGATGTGCCGTGGCATTCAGCATCCTGTACGCGGGCTCTTCTTAAGGAGTTACCTTGCTCAAGTCAGTAGGGATAAATTACCTGATATTGGTTCAGAGTACGAAGG AGATGCTGACACTGTCATGGATGCTGTAGAGTTTGTACTCCAAAACTTCACGGAAATGAACAAGCTTTGGGTGCGGATGCAACATCAG GGACCTGCCCGGGACAAGGAGAAACGGGAGAAAGAAAGGAACGAGCTACGTGACCTT GTTGGGAAGAACCTGCATGTTCTCAGCCAGGTTGAGGGTATTGACCTTGATTTGTACAAAGATACTGTGCTTCCTAGAGTATTAGAGCAG GTTGTCAATTGTAAAGATGAGATTGCCCAATTCTACTTGATGGATTGCATAATCCAAGTCTTTCCTGATGAGTATCACTTGCAAACTCTTGATGTACTGTTGAGTGCTTGCCCTCAGCTTCAG CCATCTGTTGACATCAAGACGGTGCTATCCCAGTTAATGGAAAGGCTATCAAACTATGCTGCTTCAAGTACAGAAGTGTTACCTGAGTTTTTGCAAGTAGAAGCTTTTTCGAAATTGAGCAATGCCATAGGAAAG GTGATTGAAGCACAAGTTGACATGCCTACAATTGGAGTTGTAACTTTATATTCTTCTCTTCTTACATTCACTCTTCATGTCCACCCTGATCGGCTTGATTATGCGGATCAAGTGTTG GGAGCATGTGTTAAGAAACTCTCTGGCAAAGGAAAGATTGAAGACAGCAAAGCAACAAAACAGATTGTCGCACTTTTAAGTGCTCCGCTTGAGAAATATAATGACATTGTCACGGCCTTGAAGCTTTCAAACTACCCCCGTGTCTTGGAATACCTAGACAATGAAACAAACAAAGTCATGGCAACTGTCATAATTCAAAGCattatgaaaaacaaaacttgTATTTCTACTGATGACAAg GTTGAGGCATTGTTTGAATTAGTCAAGGGGCTTATTAAAGATTTAGATGGTACTCTTCATGATGAG aTTGACGAGGATGATTTCAAGGAGGAGCAGAATTCTGTTGCACGTCTTATTCAGATGCTTTACAATGATGATCCTGAAGAAATGTTCAAG ATCATTGGTATTGTGAGGAAGCATATCCTCACTGGAGGACCAAAGCGTCTACCATTTACTGTTCCAGCTCTTGTTTTCTCTTGTCTTAAG TTGGTTAGGCAGTTACAAGGCCGAGAAGAAAATCCTTTCGGAGGAGACGAGACATCAACTACACCAAAGAAAATTTTTCAGCTTTTGAATCAG ACTATTGAGGCTTTATTAACTGTTCCAGCACCTGAACTTTCATTACGGTTATATCTGCAATGTGCTGAG GCTGCGAATGACTGTGATTTAGAACCTGTTGCTTATGAGTTTTTCACCCAAGCATATATTCTTTATGAAGAAGAAATATCA GATTCCAAGGCACAAGTGACTGCAATACATTTAATAATAGGGACTCTTCAGAGAATGCATGTTTTTGGTGTTGAGAACAGAGATACTTTAACACACAAGGCCACAGGG TATTCGGCAAAGCTTTTAAAGAAGCCTGATCAGTGTAGAGCTGTTTATGCATGTTCGCATCTCTTCTGGGTTGATGATCAGGAGAACATGAAAGACGGAGAGAG AGTCCTGCTTTGCCTAAAGCGTGCATTGAGAATTGCAAATGCTGCTCAACAAATGTCCAATGCAGCACGAGGTAGCACTGGATCGGTGACACTATTTGTTGAGATATTGAACAA GTACCTTTATTTCTTTGAGAAAGGGAATCCCCAGATCACTGTTTCCACAATCCAGGGCCTGCTTGAATTAATCACTACGGAGATGCAAAGTGACTCTACCTCTCCAGATCCATCTGCGGATGCTTTCCTTGCCAGCACACTGCGGTACATCCAGTTCCAAAAACAGAAAGGTGGTGCAGTTGGTGAGAAATACGAGCCCATCAAGGTGTGA